From Bacillota bacterium, one genomic window encodes:
- the plsX gene encoding phosphate acyltransferase PlsX encodes MIILVDAMGGDNAPDDIVEGCIKAIKEENGFKVLLIGDSSKIGKILEKSKFNSSRIDIVHASEVITNEDVPTKAIKLKKDSSMVAGLSLLKENKADVFISAGNTGALMTGATLILGRLEGIDRPALAPVIPTKKGGALLIDAGFNTVCKPVNYLQFGIIGTIYMREIFNIKNPTVGLINVGSEERKGNETIKQAFNMLSNSNLNFVGNIEGREIPEGKINVAVCDGFVGNVLLKFLEGVGSFIFDGLRDVYSKNIISKLASILVKGELRKFKKRLDYEEYGGVPVLGINGTVFKCHGSSNAKSIKNAVIRAYNFAKSSIMEQIKREICCMEVRNVGT; translated from the coding sequence TTGATTATACTTGTTGATGCAATGGGTGGCGACAATGCGCCTGATGATATTGTAGAAGGTTGTATAAAAGCTATAAAAGAGGAAAATGGCTTTAAAGTCTTACTTATAGGGGATAGCAGCAAGATTGGAAAAATTTTGGAAAAAAGTAAATTTAATAGCTCCAGGATTGATATTGTTCATGCCAGTGAGGTTATTACAAATGAAGATGTACCAACAAAAGCAATTAAACTTAAGAAAGATTCTTCAATGGTTGCGGGGTTAAGTCTTCTTAAGGAGAATAAAGCCGATGTATTCATTTCTGCAGGAAATACGGGTGCTTTGATGACCGGCGCAACCCTTATACTGGGACGTTTAGAGGGTATAGACAGGCCGGCCCTGGCCCCGGTAATTCCTACAAAAAAAGGTGGAGCACTGCTGATAGATGCAGGGTTTAATACGGTGTGCAAACCGGTAAACTATCTCCAGTTTGGTATCATAGGTACAATCTATATGCGTGAAATTTTCAATATTAAAAATCCTACAGTAGGTTTAATAAATGTAGGTTCAGAAGAGAGAAAAGGAAACGAAACGATAAAACAGGCATTTAACATGCTTTCAAATTCAAATCTTAATTTTGTCGGAAACATTGAAGGACGGGAAATACCTGAAGGTAAAATTAATGTTGCAGTGTGTGATGGTTTTGTAGGAAATGTGTTGTTAAAGTTCCTGGAAGGCGTAGGATCATTTATTTTTGACGGTTTAAGAGACGTTTATTCTAAGAATATAATTTCGAAACTTGCATCTATTCTTGTAAAAGGAGAACTAAGAAAATTTAAAAAACGTTTAGATTATGAAGAATACGGAGGAGTGCCTGTCTTAGGGATAAATGGGACTGTCTTTAAATGCCATGGCAGTTCCAATGCAAAATCAATAAAAAATGCAGTAATACGGGCGTATAATTTTGCAAAAAGCTCTATTATGGAACAAATCAAAAGGGAAATTTGTTGTATGGAGGTAAGAAATGTCGGGACATGA
- a CDS encoding ketoacyl-ACP synthase III, producing the protein MSGHEWKAAGILGTGKSIPEKVLTNFDLEKMVDTSDEWITKRTGISERRILDKDKPLHQLGIEASKEALEDSGIKPEELDLIIVATDTPDYLSPSMSCLIQRGISAINAAAFDLNAACTGFVYSLAVADQFIRTGYYKYILIVCCEGLSRVVDWKDRSTCVLFGDASGAVVVGPTDKGSGILNTYIGADGNLGHNITIPCCYISEEDAAKRPRENKMTIWMDGSEVFKFAVRIMAQATEKVVEDSGLSINDIKLIIPHQANIRIIDGALKRLGIAEDKIYANVHKYGNTSSASIPVALNEAVREGRISRGDNIVLVGFGGGLTWASALIKWVK; encoded by the coding sequence ATGTCGGGACATGAATGGAAAGCAGCCGGAATCCTTGGAACGGGGAAAAGTATTCCTGAAAAAGTATTAACCAATTTTGATTTGGAAAAAATGGTTGATACTTCAGACGAATGGATAACCAAAAGGACAGGCATCTCTGAAAGACGTATTCTGGATAAGGATAAGCCTTTGCACCAACTGGGAATAGAAGCTTCAAAAGAGGCTCTGGAAGATTCAGGCATTAAACCTGAAGAACTGGATCTGATAATAGTAGCCACAGATACACCGGATTATTTATCCCCTTCCATGTCATGCCTTATTCAAAGGGGTATATCCGCTATTAATGCAGCAGCTTTTGATTTAAATGCTGCATGCACAGGTTTTGTTTATAGTTTGGCTGTTGCAGATCAGTTTATTCGTACAGGTTATTACAAATATATACTTATTGTATGTTGTGAAGGTCTATCTCGAGTGGTTGATTGGAAAGACAGAAGCACATGTGTCCTTTTCGGTGATGCATCGGGAGCAGTGGTTGTTGGCCCTACCGATAAGGGTTCTGGAATACTCAATACATACATAGGTGCCGATGGAAATCTCGGACATAATATCACAATTCCATGTTGTTATATAAGTGAGGAGGATGCTGCAAAAAGACCCAGGGAAAACAAGATGACAATCTGGATGGACGGCAGTGAGGTTTTCAAATTTGCTGTTAGAATTATGGCTCAAGCAACAGAAAAAGTTGTTGAAGATTCAGGACTTTCAATAAACGACATAAAATTGATTATTCCACATCAAGCTAATATAAGGATAATCGACGGAGCATTAAAACGTCTCGGAATAGCTGAAGACAAAATATATGCCAATGTCCATAAATATGGAAATACCTCTTCCGCCTCAATACCGGTCGCGTTAAATGAAGCAGTCAGGGAAGGCAGGATATCCAGAGGAGACAATATAGTTTTAGTAGGCTTCGGCGGAGGACTTACATGGGCATCTGCTCTGATAAAATG